One part of the Sulfolobus tengchongensis genome encodes these proteins:
- a CDS encoding ABC transporter permease, whose amino-acid sequence MQNKLTEYLILLWKNKKSRIGLIIVVFYILIAVFGQIIFPKTYSLQPSPSTIFMPPQISNFYLIFGTGPFAESILVQIIQGAESVVEISFLAGLFATLIGIAVGIVAGYVGGIVDNILMGITDIILTLPSLILIIIIVSAFKTSNPIFLSLILSITSWAGLARSVRSQVLVIRNSPTIEVLKVLGLTRRYIIFREVVPTLGSYIAIHYIFNVESAVYAEVGLYYLGVLPYNPNNWGAMIQQALSYGAALGGKAVYYLFFPTVAIIGFMAGLILLSYGIDEITNPRIRTY is encoded by the coding sequence ATGCAAAATAAGCTAACTGAGTATTTAATACTGTTATGGAAGAATAAAAAATCTAGAATCGGGCTCATAATTGTAGTTTTCTACATACTAATAGCCGTATTCGGACAGATTATATTTCCTAAAACGTATTCACTACAACCTAGTCCAAGTACGATATTCATGCCTCCACAAATATCAAACTTTTATCTTATCTTTGGTACTGGTCCATTTGCAGAAAGTATATTGGTCCAAATAATTCAAGGTGCTGAATCAGTAGTCGAAATCAGCTTCTTAGCTGGCCTATTTGCCACCCTAATAGGTATTGCAGTTGGAATAGTTGCTGGTTATGTTGGTGGAATCGTTGATAATATTCTCATGGGAATTACTGACATTATCTTAACTTTACCTAGTCTCATACTGATAATAATAATAGTAAGTGCATTTAAAACGAGTAATCCGATCTTTCTTTCCTTAATACTAAGCATAACCAGTTGGGCCGGACTAGCAAGATCTGTAAGATCACAAGTTTTAGTAATTAGAAATTCTCCAACAATAGAGGTACTTAAAGTATTGGGATTAACTAGGAGGTACATAATATTTAGAGAAGTTGTACCAACTTTAGGCTCGTATATTGCAATACATTATATTTTTAACGTAGAATCTGCAGTATATGCGGAGGTAGGTTTATATTATTTAGGAGTGTTACCATACAATCCAAATAATTGGGGTGCTATGATTCAACAAGCGTTAAGTTATGGTGCAGCATTAGGTGGTAAGGCTGTATATTACCTCTTCTTTCCTACAGTAGCAATAATAGGCTTCATGGCTGGTCTTATTTTATTAAGTTATGGAATTGACGAAATAACTAATCCCAGGATAAGAACCTATTAA
- a CDS encoding ABC transporter ATP-binding protein: MILEVSNLTVIYDEGNNRIIRAVNDVSFEVQRGEILGIIGESGSGKSTLISAILRAIKPPGKIISGRVIFNGVDLLSMNEDDFRRLLWKEISYVPQASQNALNPVLPIRKIFYYEAVSHGEDDEAEITSRATDLLKLVGLDPKRVLNMYPFQLSGGMKQRIMIALSLLLNPKLVLMDEPASALDMLNQELILKLIKDINQQLGITIIYVTHDILNIAQIANRLLVMYKGYVMEEGETEDIVKNPLNPYTSLLISSIPPLKGEIRPINIPSEEIIQIRNKGCPFLNRCSKAFEKCSELPQIHIVKDRKVRCHLYGSY, encoded by the coding sequence ATGATATTAGAGGTATCAAATCTTACAGTTATTTATGATGAGGGCAATAACCGAATCATAAGGGCAGTTAATGATGTGAGTTTTGAAGTACAAAGGGGTGAGATTTTAGGTATTATAGGTGAGAGCGGTTCTGGTAAGTCGACTTTAATTAGTGCGATACTGAGGGCAATAAAACCCCCTGGCAAAATAATTTCTGGAAGAGTAATTTTTAATGGTGTTGATCTGCTTTCAATGAATGAAGATGATTTTAGAAGACTATTATGGAAAGAAATATCTTATGTTCCTCAAGCTAGCCAGAACGCTTTAAATCCAGTCTTGCCCATTCGCAAGATTTTTTATTACGAGGCCGTGAGTCATGGCGAAGACGATGAAGCAGAGATAACTAGTAGAGCAACTGATCTATTAAAACTGGTCGGTCTTGATCCTAAGCGCGTACTTAATATGTACCCTTTTCAGTTGTCAGGTGGAATGAAACAAAGGATTATGATCGCGTTAAGTCTCTTACTAAATCCTAAATTAGTACTAATGGATGAACCAGCTAGTGCGTTAGATATGCTTAATCAAGAATTAATTTTGAAACTGATAAAAGACATTAATCAACAACTGGGAATAACGATAATATATGTCACACATGATATACTTAACATAGCGCAAATAGCCAATAGATTACTGGTTATGTATAAGGGTTATGTTATGGAAGAAGGAGAAACTGAAGATATCGTTAAAAACCCATTAAATCCCTATACCTCTCTGCTCATCTCTTCGATCCCACCTTTAAAAGGTGAAATAAGACCAATTAATATTCCCTCAGAGGAAATTATTCAAATCAGAAATAAAGGATGTCCATTTTTAAACAGATGCTCAAAGGCTTTTGAGAAATGTAGCGAATTGCCCCAAATTCACATAGTTAAAGACAGAAAAGTGAGGTGTCATCTATATGGATCTTATTGA